In one Roseburia intestinalis L1-82 genomic region, the following are encoded:
- a CDS encoding PQQ-binding-like beta-propeller repeat protein, translating to MKRKKLQCSVPTLMLAGVLCLTLAACGAKQSSDMPASNTDSAVSTALPVKAMNAKRVDENPYMAKSDANIHHDGYNTDSTDEVLPLGIYPEINVSYEKTNANASPAIYFDSYGHAVVPLLGGIAIRDLNAEETTTLGYFSPKQHDGGGYVIQSSYTFMDSENRIVCPTSNNHVLMLRATDEAGNVLPEFEKVLDIDIKAAAEAALGKELTQNLLSVVFDYDGNLWFATGGFRIYPEREQQGVLGYIARPAIDAILNGEQADLSDAVFVYELTPGEGAENGIAASKDGAVILTNQNCYLLRANNGVDAVWCTPYESVGAKVSGEGDKTTGGGLAWGGGCSPSLTPELVMFTDNADPVKLLALDMKTGEIVASLPVLDELPDGYQVAVENSAIVYDDSEGTVSTIVCNWFGAGSAGLADPNSDSSIQSYANIYDTNWLTKGNSMIAPGVERVDTVKTDSGYEMKSIWSRNDLSDTSILKLSTATGYIYGYVQDLESGMWQYIILDFETGETIFTMDVSNKFGYNNMAIGMYAGNSGNALYCPTGYLELLCLQDRFVYLPEMPYRKVDLDKVARNVLSQAQFEQDGGEGAVASWRNTVTVENVHPNTTVSFRMNNLSGSTAELKLYAYGADGTLVEVSNELWSITDEAGSAVDKLSDGTLYELRVSVADGGAFDLSETEKEIKISVVLAK from the coding sequence ATGAAAAGGAAAAAGTTACAATGTTCTGTACCAACCCTTATGCTGGCAGGTGTGTTGTGCCTGACATTGGCAGCCTGCGGTGCGAAGCAGTCTTCCGACATGCCTGCATCGAATACAGACTCCGCGGTAAGCACTGCCCTGCCGGTAAAGGCCATGAATGCCAAACGTGTTGACGAAAACCCATATATGGCAAAGAGCGACGCCAACATTCACCACGACGGCTACAATACCGACTCTACGGATGAAGTCCTGCCACTCGGCATCTATCCGGAGATCAATGTTTCCTATGAAAAAACCAACGCGAACGCTTCGCCTGCCATTTACTTTGACAGCTACGGCCACGCAGTCGTTCCGCTTCTCGGCGGCATCGCCATCCGCGATCTGAACGCGGAGGAAACCACGACGCTGGGCTATTTCTCCCCAAAGCAGCATGACGGCGGCGGTTACGTCATCCAGAGCTCCTATACGTTCATGGACTCAGAAAACCGCATCGTCTGCCCAACCAGCAACAATCATGTGCTGATGCTGCGGGCAACCGATGAAGCAGGAAACGTCCTGCCTGAATTTGAAAAGGTACTGGACATTGACATCAAGGCGGCAGCCGAGGCTGCGCTCGGCAAGGAGCTGACGCAGAATCTTCTGTCCGTGGTCTTTGACTACGATGGAAACCTCTGGTTTGCAACCGGCGGCTTCCGCATCTACCCGGAGCGTGAGCAGCAGGGTGTGCTGGGCTATATCGCGCGCCCCGCCATCGATGCAATTCTCAATGGCGAGCAGGCTGACCTCTCCGACGCGGTCTTTGTTTATGAGCTTACCCCCGGCGAGGGCGCGGAAAACGGCATTGCCGCCTCCAAGGACGGAGCGGTCATCCTGACAAACCAGAACTGCTATCTGCTGCGCGCGAATAACGGCGTTGATGCCGTCTGGTGCACACCGTATGAGAGCGTCGGCGCAAAAGTCAGCGGCGAAGGCGACAAGACCACCGGCGGCGGTCTTGCCTGGGGCGGCGGCTGCTCTCCGTCGCTGACGCCGGAGCTTGTGATGTTCACCGACAACGCGGACCCCGTCAAGCTGCTGGCGCTCGATATGAAGACCGGTGAGATCGTTGCAAGTCTGCCGGTGCTGGATGAGCTGCCCGATGGCTATCAGGTGGCGGTTGAAAACTCTGCCATCGTCTATGACGACAGTGAGGGCACCGTCAGCACTATCGTGTGCAACTGGTTCGGCGCAGGCAGCGCAGGCCTTGCCGATCCAAACAGTGACTCTTCCATCCAGAGCTACGCCAACATCTATGACACAAACTGGCTGACGAAGGGCAACAGCATGATTGCTCCCGGTGTGGAGCGTGTCGATACGGTTAAAACCGATTCCGGCTATGAGATGAAGAGTATCTGGTCTCGAAATGACCTGAGCGATACATCGATTCTCAAACTTTCCACCGCGACGGGCTATATCTACGGCTATGTGCAGGATCTGGAAAGCGGCATGTGGCAATACATCATTCTGGACTTTGAGACCGGCGAGACCATCTTTACGATGGATGTTTCCAACAAGTTTGGCTACAACAATATGGCCATCGGGATGTACGCCGGAAACAGCGGCAACGCGCTCTACTGCCCGACGGGCTATCTGGAGCTGCTGTGCTTGCAGGACCGCTTCGTCTATCTTCCCGAAATGCCGTACCGCAAGGTCGATCTCGATAAGGTCGCGCGGAACGTGCTGTCGCAGGCACAGTTTGAACAGGACGGCGGCGAGGGAGCGGTTGCAAGTTGGCGCAACACCGTGACAGTCGAAAACGTCCACCCCAACACGACGGTCTCGTTCCGAATGAACAATCTTTCCGGAAGCACTGCCGAGCTGAAGCTCTATGCCTACGGTGCGGACGGAACGTTGGTGGAGGTCAGCAATGAACTGTGGTCGATCACGGATGAAGCAGGCAGTGCCGTGGATAAGCTTTCTGACGGCACACTGTATGAGCTGCGTGTGAGCGTCGCAGACGGCGGCGCGTTCGACCTGAGCGAGACGGAAAAGGAAATCAAAATTTCCGTTGTACTTGCAAAGTAA
- a CDS encoding DUF1254 domain-containing protein translates to MKKILAILLSLLSCGFLSACSAEKTQPDTPDTETVWEMVSEAYIYAFPLVLTDATKTLSTNTDGTMTGRAPINQFNHAKKLADASFRTVVTPNVDTVYSQAWLDISTEPMVYVLPETDRFCNVQLLDAWTNTAAVLDKAGAYAIALPGWEGELPDGVTRVDVPTATMWSITRTVLSGNEDLPNVYAIQEQMQLLPLSAYVQGGEYAAPQGAYKEENDFVPVNKVLSMTPAEFFNTANALMQVNPPADADKELLKKLSAINVGAGKTFDAALLGEGAAERWTQMLQGLRATLAADGAKYAQKLGQWVYYGKPIGDFGTEYTYRAMVALVGLGANTVDVAIYPKTAVDETGAALTGEKKYTLHFETLPPTLEGGFWSVTAYGEDDFLIDNSIDRYCINDRSDFKLNADGTLDIILSKDAPEDTSNWLPVSDGEFHLFMRIYVPDMTALDSWQPPVIREQ, encoded by the coding sequence ATGAAAAAGATACTTGCAATTCTACTATCGCTGCTTTCCTGCGGGTTTCTTTCCGCCTGCTCTGCCGAAAAAACGCAGCCGGATACACCGGATACTGAAACCGTGTGGGAAATGGTCAGTGAGGCATACATCTATGCGTTCCCGCTGGTGCTGACCGACGCAACCAAAACATTATCGACCAATACGGACGGGACCATGACTGGCCGTGCGCCCATCAATCAGTTCAACCATGCAAAAAAGCTGGCGGACGCCTCTTTCCGCACCGTCGTGACGCCGAACGTCGATACCGTCTATTCGCAGGCATGGCTTGACATCAGCACAGAGCCTATGGTCTACGTCCTGCCGGAAACGGATCGCTTCTGCAATGTGCAGCTTCTGGATGCGTGGACGAACACCGCCGCCGTGCTGGACAAGGCGGGTGCTTATGCCATTGCGCTTCCCGGCTGGGAGGGCGAGCTGCCCGACGGTGTGACGCGCGTGGACGTGCCCACCGCAACGATGTGGTCGATCACCCGCACGGTGCTGTCCGGGAACGAGGACCTGCCCAATGTCTATGCTATTCAGGAGCAGATGCAGCTCCTGCCGCTTTCGGCTTATGTACAGGGAGGCGAGTATGCCGCACCGCAGGGAGCTTATAAAGAGGAAAATGACTTTGTTCCCGTGAACAAGGTGCTTTCCATGACGCCAGCAGAGTTTTTCAATACGGCTAACGCTCTGATGCAGGTCAACCCGCCCGCCGATGCGGATAAGGAACTGCTGAAGAAACTCTCCGCCATCAACGTGGGCGCGGGTAAGACCTTCGACGCCGCTCTCCTGGGCGAAGGAGCTGCCGAGCGCTGGACGCAGATGCTTCAGGGGCTTCGCGCCACGCTCGCCGCCGACGGCGCGAAGTATGCGCAGAAACTCGGCCAGTGGGTCTATTACGGCAAGCCCATCGGCGACTTCGGCACGGAGTATACCTACCGCGCGATGGTAGCGCTGGTGGGGCTTGGCGCCAACACCGTGGACGTGGCAATCTATCCCAAGACAGCGGTGGATGAGACCGGCGCAGCGCTGACCGGAGAAAAGAAGTATACACTCCACTTTGAAACCCTTCCTCCCACGCTGGAGGGCGGCTTCTGGTCCGTGACCGCCTACGGAGAGGATGATTTCCTCATTGACAATTCCATCGACCGCTACTGCATCAACGACCGCTCCGACTTCAAGCTGAATGCGGACGGCACATTGGATATTATCCTGTCCAAGGATGCACCGGAAGACACCTCTAACTGGCTGCCTGTTTCCGACGGGGAATTTCATCTGTTCATGCGGATCTATGTACCGGATATGACAGCACTGGATAGCTGGCAGCCACCTGTTATCCGCGAACAATAA
- a CDS encoding TetR/AcrR family transcriptional regulator, translated as MREEKKAEKRQELVGVCLDCFVEKGLTLATTKNLCKAAKLQNGGIYYYFSTKEEIVLACAEEAISRIEKAAFAIVLEDISDIKSMMDHLGELADKMSPTMRFLVSVCVSREYGEKVKPSLVRLAERKGRNNR; from the coding sequence TTGCGGGAAGAAAAGAAAGCCGAAAAGAGACAGGAGCTTGTAGGCGTCTGCCTTGACTGCTTTGTCGAAAAGGGGCTGACCCTTGCCACGACAAAGAACCTCTGTAAGGCGGCAAAGCTGCAAAACGGCGGCATCTACTATTACTTCTCCACCAAAGAGGAAATCGTTCTTGCCTGCGCCGAGGAAGCGATCAGTCGAATTGAAAAAGCCGCGTTTGCCATCGTGCTTGAAGATATTAGTGACATCAAAAGCATGATGGATCATCTCGGTGAGCTGGCGGATAAAATGTCGCCTACCATGCGCTTTCTGGTCAGCGTATGTGTGTCGCGCGAATACGGAGAAAAGGTAAAGCCTTCCCTTGTGCGGCTTGCGGAAAGAAAGGGGCGGAATAATCGATAG